The following DNA comes from Hordeum vulgare subsp. vulgare chromosome 3H, MorexV3_pseudomolecules_assembly, whole genome shotgun sequence.
AACATCTGCAAAAATGGTTGCAGAAGCCAAACTAAAGCTTAATCTTACAATTGATTTCATAAAGTAAGCAAGATTTTCCTATTTTAAGAAAGATAACATTATATAATACACATCAGTAATGTAACAATTATTTCTTTTCTTGGCGATTTCAAGAGGTGGTTAACATTTCAAGCTTGTGCCTATAGAGGTACCGATGAATGTCCATAATCCACAAATCAAGGTAATTTTCTTGAACTGCTGAAGTTGTTGGCTTATTAATTTTCTTGAACTGTTGAAGTTGTTGCCTTATTATTATAGAAAATAAATGATGTTGCCTTGGAAAATGCACAAAAATGATAACCACGCCTGCCATATATCGTGCAACAAGAAATTTTCAAGTTATTACTTTCTCGAAGACTTCATACACAACTTAAGGAAGAAGAATGGTACTAATAAATCATGTACAATAGTAGATGAAGTACATgatgaatttaaaaaaaaaatgaaaaataacttTAGTTTTCGCCTCCTCATGTTCAAATCCTGACTCCGTCCCCTGATCATACCTAGGCTAGGCACAAGACACCACGAGCTCCTCCGTCAAGAAGAGGCTGGAACTCCGGCAACATTATTGTCGTCGCCACCAACCAAACGCCCGGGCCATGCATGGCATGTGACACGCAGGAACGGAGTAAGTACCGTGCATGGCATGCACACATTGAGACCGTTTCTAGTCCTCCTTCAGTAAAGAAAATAAGACACTTCCTCCGTTTAAAAATAAATATGATTCACTTAGTATAAAATTTATACTAGTTTAGTTATAAACTTATAACATTTATTTTGGAACGAAAGGAGTGTTTCTTACCATTGTTGTGTCGGCAGTGACCGACTCAACCGGGAAGTTGGTGGTGGAATCTACTCTACTGTAGTGGTCATGCGCATGGGCCACCATCCACATGACAAGAGGAACTAAATGGCAAATGCGCGTTTGTGTGTCTGTCATCGTGTATtcgtgtgcgtgcgtgtgtgttgatcaacttcatctcatctcatctcatcaTGGGATACAAGGTCAAATTTGGCTGCGCCACAACTCAACCCATTCCACTCCATCTGTAAAGTAAAGGGCACCGACACCGGACTTGGACACGACCTCCCTTGCTTGAATTTTCTTCAACAAAACAAAAACGTGTGCAAAGTTTCTAGTCTagtcttctactccctccgtaaattaatataaaagtgtttagatGACTAAAATAATAATCTAAATGCTtttataaactaatataaaagaagTAGAAAATAAATTAATGTAGGCACTTGATCCTTGATTCTCCATGTCGTTATTTTCTCGGCCGACGACTATCCTCAATAACAGTTTTGCATTTTGCACCGGTAATAACTTAGCAACAGTTAATTTTCTTAATAGCGAGTGCTTTTTAGATACTACCATACTTCCTTCGTTTCTAAACATAAAacgttttaaagatttcactctcAATTATCTATGGAGCGAAATAAGTGAATGCACATTGTAGAATTAAGCCTATATACATCCGTACATAGTCCCCATTttcaaatctctaaaaggtcttatatttagaaacaaatcaaatctctaaaaagtcttatatttagaaacaaagtAGGGGGAGTACTAGTGAAACATGACAGATCCCTAcaagagagaaaaaataaaataaagtaaataTGCGCAAAGCTTTTTTGCATGTTCTCAAGAGGACAAAAGGAGGAGGCAAATTGAAGTGGGCATGACAGATATGTATATATTCCCTTCCCCCCACCCACGTTCTCTCATGTGCAATGCCTCCACCCATCTCAGTGCTCATGCCATGCCCACAAACCTGTCTGCTCTACCTATAACTAGAACGAATCTActataagtgactcaactttgtaccaaCTTTAGCCGCAACCAGGCCGAGCGCAAAATTCGCCTCCAACAAGTTAGTAAGTTTCGGTTCGTCGAATCCATGGACCCCAACACGCAATATACATTCTTCTGTCAGTCAGTCGAGACGACAACCTcccagaaaagaaaagagaagacGGACGATCCACCCAAAGAATTGCATGAAATGAACCAAGGAGCAATAATGCCCCACCCTAGAGGCTAATCACATTACTACGGTTGCGACCGCCTCGGCCCGCCAGAGGCGGCATCGGCGTCTCCGCCCTGACGGCTGCTGTTCCAGCTGCTAGACTGGGTGAAGCCGGTCGTGAAGTCCTGGCTGCCGAACGCCATCCGCTGGAACAGCCTGATCTCCGCCGTGCTGGGGGCGTTGAACATCTCGCTCATCCCCGGCTGCACCCCGTTGGTCAGGTCGACGTCCGCCAAGCTGTCGAGGGCCCGAACCACCTGATGAGAGCAGACGTGCCGGTGATAAGAATGTTTTTAACTTCCGGTACAATCCAGTCGGATGTACTGTAATTGTTGTTCTGAAAAGATGACGTGACACGTGCGATTTCATCCATGTCCTCGTACCTGGCTCATCCGGGGCCTCCTGGGTGCCGAGTGTCGTATGCAGGCTGCTGCCGCTTCGATCATATGGAACATCTCGACCTCGTTGAAGTTTTTGTCCAGCCTGGGGTCCAACAGCTCCCCTACATTGCCGGTCTCGAGCGCTTGCGTGAGCAGTGGCCTAGCCTGCAGATAACTCTCATGTCAGGAAATGTCGGTTATTACAGAGGATCTATATATCTTTTCAACCAGTTGTAACAGGATTATGGCAGAAGCTGTTTTCAGTTGGCTGGCTCACAACTTCAAATGGTATATTAGCATGCTTTTCCACACCACTGGGCACTGGCAGGCTACACACCTTACCAAAATGAATAATCATGGCAAATAATTGGAACTCAAGATGTGATCATCACATTGTCGACGAATATATTGGTAATGCAGCAGATTTTCCAATTAAGATTGAATCACTAGTGAATGAATCAGGGCTATCATGCGGCCACTTTTGCGTTGTTTCAACAGGGGTGAAAATGAAATCCTCATCAATCAAGCTCCGCGATTAGTAATAAAGCTTACCCACTCGACAAGGCTCTCATCACCCAATGGGTTCGATGCATCGACAGGCTTTCGTCCTGTAATGAGCTCTAGGAGGACAACACCAAAGGAGAACACGTCTGATTTCTCAGTCAGCTTGCCACTCGATGCATACTCTGGAGCCATGTACCTGAATAAAAGAACAATCCTCAGAACATGAGCAAATCTGAACTATTCTTATCTAGTACAGCTGTACAGGTCAGTTTGATTTACTTACCCAAAAGTTCCCATCACCCGTGTAGTTACATGCGTGGCAAAATCCATGGCTAGCCTTGCAAGACCAAAATCAGCAACCTAACACATGAAGAGTAACTACTTCAATAACAACAATCACATTATATAGTGGATTTTCTGAGTTATGTAGACGGCACATATTGTTACCTGTGCCTCGAAGTTATTATCCACCAGAATATTAGAGGATTTTATATCTCGGTGGATTATTCGGGGATGACctgccaaagggaaaactcaagtgTGATGAGAACAAAGCAGGCGCAAAAAATCAGGGCGATGGAAGTAAACGAGTAAGAATGAGCATTACAATCTTCATGAAGATATGCTATCCCTCGAGCCGATCCAGCAGAAATTTTAACCCTGGCTGGCCAATCCAGAACGGGCACTCCACGCCCTATAATGGCAGATCAATACAACAATTGTTCAGTCGGAGTACAGAACAGCTGAAATGGTGTGCCAGCATCAGAGGTTAATACCATACCATGGAGATGATAGTGCAGCGTGTCGTTGGGCACAAAATCGTAGACAAGCAATCGCTGGTCGCCCGAGATGCAATACCCCACAAGAGAAACCAGGTGGCGGTGATGCACGCGACTGATGATCTCGACCTCGGCCTGGAACTCGCGCTCCCCCTGCCCGCTGCCGTCTTTCAGCTTCTTAATGGCAACCTCTCTCCCTTCGGGCAGGCAACCCTTGTAGACTGACCCGAAGCCGCCTTCCCCTAGCAGGTTTTGATCGGAGAAACCGTTTGTGATGTTGTGCATCTCCTCGTAGGTGAAGAAGCGACAGTTGCCCATGCTGTACTCCGACATTGTATCTTTGAACTCAGGACTCCCGGCGCTGTAGTTGGTTTTAGTTTTCTCTGAGTGTCCTGAACAAAAATTGGGTTAGTGTAATGAGCTGATTGCACAGGAATAATGCACTTGGTAGAGAGAAAAATACCCAAATGCGCAGCAAGTGTGGTGTACCAAATTACCTAGTAGCACTTGTGGAGAAGCAGATGGTGAGGGTGAAGGCATGACAAACCCGGCATGGTAACCGGTCATCCTCCTCCGTTTCTTCTTGTACCAGCACCCGGCACCGAACAAACTAAGCACGAGGATCGCCACCACGACGCCGATCCCCACCTTTGCGCCATCAGACAATCCAGCGCTGCTGCTCGGCGAGGGGCTGCTGTCCTGCCCAGAGGGGCTCCATGGCGTGTCCAAACCTGGGATGACAGCCATTGGTGTTGGTGGGGCTGTTGGATCACTAGGTGTAGATGGAGGACCGGAGTCTGGTGTCGACGGCGTCGTCAAGGAAGGCGGCGAGGGGCTGCTGGGAGCGGTAGGGACTGTGGGATCTCCAGAGGCCGGGGAGGGGCTGGTGGGAGGTTTGATGATGGGGCTGACAGAAGGCGGCGGCGCATGCGGCTCAGTCGCGGGTGGCGTGCCTGGCGGCGACCCCGGGTGCCGCGGCGGTGGCGACCGCGCCACCGGCGGCGTGGTCGAGcgatccggcggcggcggcgaactGCTCGGGGTCGGCGGGGGCGGCGACGCTGCGGCCACAGGGGGCCGCAAAGGCGACTGCTTGGGAGGATCAGCAGCAGGGGCG
Coding sequences within:
- the LOC123442360 gene encoding proline-rich receptor-like protein kinase PERK8; the protein is MASSPSPSPGTTKASPAAASPAPVKLPNATPADPPAAPPVTSAAVPPPTPPSPSPPPAPTTVSPPPVPVASPPPTPPVTLPPPAAVPPPPAPAADPPKQSPLRPPVAAASPPPPTPSSSPPPPDRSTTPPVARSPPPRHPGSPPGTPPATEPHAPPPSVSPIIKPPTSPSPASGDPTVPTAPSSPSPPSLTTPSTPDSGPPSTPSDPTAPPTPMAVIPGLDTPWSPSGQDSSPSPSSSAGLSDGAKVGIGVVVAILVLSLFGAGCWYKKKRRRMTGYHAGFVMPSPSPSASPQVLLGHSEKTKTNYSAGSPEFKDTMSEYSMGNCRFFTYEEMHNITNGFSDQNLLGEGGFGSVYKGCLPEGREVAIKKLKDGSGQGEREFQAEVEIISRVHHRHLVSLVGYCISGDQRLLVYDFVPNDTLHYHLHGRGVPVLDWPARVKISAGSARGIAYLHEDCHPRIIHRDIKSSNILVDNNFEAQVADFGLARLAMDFATHVTTRVMGTFGYMAPEYASSGKLTEKSDVFSFGVVLLELITGRKPVDASNPLGDESLVEWARPLLTQALETGNVGELLDPRLDKNFNEVEMFHMIEAAAACIRHSAPRRPRMSQVVRALDSLADVDLTNGVQPGMSEMFNAPSTAEIRLFQRMAFGSQDFTTGFTQSSSWNSSRQGGDADAASGGPRRSQP